In a genomic window of Nodosilinea sp. E11:
- a CDS encoding GspE/PulE family protein, whose amino-acid sequence MTNSSSSRRALVLQRSFSPFGNKLIQSGYVDSEQMQKALAESRKTGQSLTDVLESLTGQQLSPELLRQYKKQQLFELKILYGVESLDPELNDISPAQIGHLIDTLVPVDTCRRHRLVPLSKDDGEVPSMLVAMVDPENLEAQDDLNRILRAQNLTLKRMVITVEDYQRLMSTYLDDAVARQKKEELDAAVDVNTSLEELDFGEGSLEDVIDEEADLGAALKDAGAAPVIALVNKILAKALQEGVSDIHVEPQEEYLRVRFRKDGVLKEALPKMPKKIIPAVTARFKIIAELDIAERRAPQDGRIRRVFQGRKVDFRVNTLPSRCGEKVVLRILDNSATQLGLDKLITDPDSLRIVQEMASRPFGLLLVTGPTGSGKTTTLYSVLSERNDPGINISTAEDPIEYTLPGLTQVQVIREKGMDFASILRAFLRQDPDVILVGETRDRETAKTAIEAALTGHLVLTTLHTNDAAGAIARLDEMGVESFMVSSALIGVLAQRLVRRVCTDCRIPYNPSPEELAHFGLSASSESDITFYKANTLSVEELSAAKENNTLCAKCQGGGYKGRVGVYEVLRVTERLQKLISEGAPTELIKEAAVEEGMQTLLSYSLDLVRQGYTTLEEVERVTFTDTGLESELKAKRKASLTCACCAAELQQEWLDCPYCLTPRFHD is encoded by the coding sequence ATGACTAATTCCTCCTCCTCCCGGCGAGCTCTGGTACTCCAACGGAGCTTTTCGCCCTTTGGCAACAAGCTCATCCAGTCGGGCTATGTCGATTCTGAGCAGATGCAAAAGGCCCTGGCAGAGAGCCGCAAAACTGGGCAATCGCTGACCGATGTACTCGAGTCTCTGACTGGACAACAGCTCTCCCCCGAATTGCTACGCCAGTACAAGAAGCAGCAGCTATTTGAGCTAAAAATTCTCTACGGGGTTGAGTCCCTTGACCCAGAGCTGAACGATATCTCACCGGCCCAGATTGGACACCTGATCGATACTTTGGTACCGGTTGATACCTGCCGCCGCCATCGTTTGGTGCCGTTGTCCAAAGACGACGGCGAAGTGCCATCCATGCTGGTGGCCATGGTCGATCCTGAAAATCTGGAAGCTCAAGACGACCTCAACCGAATTTTGAGGGCCCAAAATCTGACCCTCAAACGCATGGTCATCACCGTTGAAGACTACCAGCGGTTGATGTCCACCTACCTTGATGACGCTGTTGCTCGCCAGAAAAAAGAAGAGCTAGACGCTGCTGTAGACGTCAACACCAGCCTCGAAGAACTCGATTTTGGTGAAGGCAGCTTAGAAGATGTGATTGACGAGGAAGCTGACCTCGGGGCCGCTCTCAAAGATGCAGGCGCGGCTCCGGTGATTGCCTTGGTCAACAAAATTTTAGCAAAGGCATTACAGGAAGGGGTGTCTGACATTCACGTTGAGCCCCAGGAGGAGTACCTACGGGTGCGCTTTCGGAAAGACGGGGTGCTTAAGGAAGCCCTGCCTAAAATGCCTAAGAAAATCATCCCCGCCGTTACTGCCCGCTTTAAAATCATTGCCGAGTTAGATATTGCCGAGCGCCGGGCTCCTCAAGATGGGCGGATTCGGCGCGTGTTTCAGGGCCGCAAAGTCGATTTCCGGGTCAACACCTTGCCCAGTCGCTGCGGCGAAAAGGTAGTGCTGCGCATTCTCGACAACTCCGCCACCCAGCTGGGGCTAGATAAGCTAATCACCGATCCCGATTCCTTGCGCATTGTGCAGGAGATGGCCTCTCGTCCCTTTGGCCTACTGCTGGTTACCGGACCGACCGGCTCGGGAAAAACCACGACCCTATACTCGGTGCTGTCGGAACGTAACGACCCTGGTATCAACATCAGCACCGCCGAAGACCCGATCGAATACACGCTGCCCGGCCTTACCCAGGTGCAGGTGATTCGCGAAAAGGGCATGGATTTTGCGTCGATTTTGCGAGCCTTCCTACGTCAGGATCCTGATGTGATTCTCGTAGGTGAAACCCGTGACCGAGAAACCGCTAAGACCGCAATTGAAGCGGCTCTCACCGGTCACCTAGTGCTAACAACGCTGCACACCAACGACGCAGCCGGGGCGATCGCCCGCCTCGACGAAATGGGTGTCGAGTCTTTCATGGTTTCTAGCGCGCTGATTGGGGTGCTGGCTCAGCGCCTAGTGCGGCGGGTATGTACCGACTGCCGCATTCCCTACAACCCATCCCCCGAAGAGTTGGCTCATTTTGGTCTCAGCGCCTCCTCCGAGTCAGATATTACTTTCTATAAAGCCAATACCCTTTCTGTCGAAGAACTTAGCGCTGCTAAGGAGAACAACACCCTTTGCGCGAAGTGCCAAGGCGGTGGCTACAAGGGCCGGGTTGGGGTATACGAAGTTTTGCGCGTCACCGAGCGTCTGCAAAAGCTGATTTCGGAAGGGGCTCCCACCGAGTTGATCAAAGAGGCCGCTGTAGAAGAGGGCATGCAGACCCTGCTTTCCTATAGTCTCGACCTAGTCCGTCAGGGCTACACTACCCTAGAGGAAGTAGAACGGGTGACTTTCACCGATACGGGACTGGAGTCAGAACTCAAGGCCAAACGCAAGGCATCGTTAACTTGTGCCTGCTGCGCCGCCGAGCTTCAGCAAGAATGGCTCGACTGCCCCTACTGTCTCACGCCCCGTTTCCATGATTAG
- a CDS encoding type IV pilus twitching motility protein PilT, with protein sequence MELMIEDLMEEVIERGGSDLHLSAGLPPYIRISGKLTPTEHEPMTPESCQRLIFSMLNNTQRKQLEQTWELDCSYGVKGLARFRVNVYKDRGTYAACLRALSSKIPSMETLGLPNIVRELSEKPRGLILVTGPTGSGKSTTLASMINNINLTRPEHILTVEDPIEFVYEPIKSLIHQRQIGEDTKSFANALRAALREDPDVILVGEMRDLETISLAISAAETGHLVFGTLHTSSAAQTVDRMIDVFPPEQQQQIRVQLSGSLVAVLSQTLVPKANPKPGEFGRIMAQEIMVITPAIANMIREGKTPQIYGAIQTGGKLAMQTLEKVLADLYKSGTISFEAAMSKTSRPDELQRLIGGAPAPNAAARQGAAAGRH encoded by the coding sequence ATGGAATTGATGATCGAAGACCTGATGGAAGAGGTGATTGAGCGGGGCGGCTCTGACCTGCACCTGTCCGCAGGACTGCCCCCCTACATCCGCATCAGTGGTAAGCTCACCCCCACCGAGCACGAGCCCATGACCCCCGAGTCGTGTCAGCGGCTCATTTTTAGCATGCTCAACAATACCCAGCGCAAACAGCTGGAGCAAACCTGGGAGCTAGACTGCTCCTATGGGGTAAAAGGGCTGGCCCGGTTCCGGGTCAATGTCTATAAAGATCGCGGTACCTATGCCGCTTGCTTGCGGGCGCTCAGCTCTAAAATTCCGTCTATGGAAACGCTGGGTTTACCCAATATTGTGCGAGAGCTGTCGGAGAAGCCGCGGGGACTAATTCTAGTCACCGGGCCAACGGGCTCGGGCAAATCTACCACTCTGGCTTCGATGATTAACAACATTAATCTGACACGGCCAGAGCACATTCTCACCGTTGAAGACCCTATTGAATTTGTCTACGAACCCATCAAAAGCCTGATTCACCAGCGCCAGATTGGAGAGGACACTAAGAGTTTTGCCAACGCCCTGCGAGCTGCCCTCCGGGAAGACCCCGATGTGATTCTGGTGGGTGAAATGCGTGACCTAGAAACCATTTCGCTGGCCATTTCTGCTGCAGAAACTGGGCACTTGGTATTTGGCACCCTGCACACGAGTTCGGCTGCCCAAACCGTTGACCGGATGATCGACGTGTTTCCCCCCGAGCAGCAGCAGCAGATTCGGGTGCAGCTCTCAGGTTCGCTAGTGGCGGTACTCAGTCAAACTCTAGTGCCGAAGGCTAATCCTAAACCAGGCGAATTTGGCCGAATCATGGCTCAGGAAATTATGGTGATTACACCCGCTATTGCCAACATGATTCGGGAAGGCAAAACTCCCCAAATTTACGGTGCAATTCAAACGGGGGGTAAGCTGGCGATGCAAACCCTGGAGAAAGTTCTGGCCGATCTTTACAAATCAGGCACTATTTCTTTTGAGGCGGCTATGTCTAAGACCTCTCGTCCTGATGAACTTCAGCGGTTGATTGGGGGCGCGCCAGCACCCAATGCGGCAGCTCGCCAAGGGGCGGCGGCTGGTCGTCATTAA
- the dnaK gene encoding molecular chaperone DnaK — protein sequence MGKVIGIDLGTTNSCVAVLEGGKPAVISSTEGGRTVPSIVGFGKNGERLVGQLAKRQAVTNAENTVYSIKRFIGRRWEDTEAERSRVPYVCVSGRDSTVDVQIRGKAFTPQEVSAMILQKLKQDAETYLGTEVTQAVITVPAYFTDAQRQATKDAGTIAGLEVLRIINEPTAAALSYGLDKQDQDQIVLVFDLGGGTFDVSILQLGDGVFEVKATAGNNHLGGDDFDNCIVEWMTAAFREQEGIDLSADRMALQRIREAAEKAKIELSNMPSTSINLPFITADESGPKHLEMALTRAQFEQFASELVQATLEPVKQALKDADLSPEAIDRILLVGGSTRIPAVQQAISAYFNGKPPDRSVNPDEAVALGASIQAGVLGGEVKDLLLLDVTPLSLGIETLGEVFTKIIERNTTIPTSKSQVFSTATDGQTSVEIHVLQGERAMARDNKSLGKFELTGIPPAPRGVPQIEVSFEIDADGILKVAALDKGTGRAQSICITNTGGLTNDEVDRMRIEAETYAGEDDRRRQIAELINRADNLFYSYEATLRDHGSLLDDTARADLEAKANELRAATHTPGIEVATFQGAIDALQSAIFAVGANFYREVQPDEDVDMGIPAAAYFNAEPDSEPDVDDDATYDGDVGLDATVTADYEAID from the coding sequence ATGGGAAAAGTAATCGGCATTGACCTAGGAACAACCAACAGCTGTGTCGCCGTCCTCGAAGGCGGTAAACCAGCGGTAATTTCCAGCACTGAGGGGGGCCGCACGGTACCCAGCATTGTTGGTTTTGGCAAAAACGGCGAACGTCTGGTAGGCCAACTAGCCAAGCGGCAAGCCGTGACTAATGCCGAAAATACGGTTTACAGTATCAAGCGATTTATCGGCCGTCGTTGGGAAGACACAGAGGCTGAACGCAGCCGGGTGCCTTACGTTTGCGTCAGCGGACGCGATAGCACGGTAGATGTGCAGATTCGTGGCAAGGCGTTTACGCCCCAGGAAGTTTCTGCCATGATTCTGCAAAAATTGAAGCAGGATGCTGAAACCTATTTGGGTACCGAAGTCACCCAGGCCGTGATTACCGTACCTGCCTATTTCACCGATGCCCAGCGTCAAGCGACCAAGGATGCTGGCACCATTGCTGGCCTAGAGGTACTGCGGATTATTAATGAGCCTACGGCGGCTGCCCTCTCCTATGGTCTCGACAAGCAAGACCAAGACCAAATCGTCTTGGTCTTTGACCTTGGCGGTGGCACCTTTGATGTCTCTATTTTGCAGTTAGGGGACGGTGTTTTTGAGGTCAAAGCCACCGCTGGCAACAACCATCTCGGTGGTGACGACTTCGATAACTGCATTGTCGAATGGATGACAGCGGCTTTTCGAGAGCAGGAAGGTATCGATCTTTCTGCCGACCGCATGGCGTTGCAGCGAATTCGTGAAGCTGCTGAAAAGGCCAAAATTGAGCTGTCAAATATGCCGTCGACCTCAATCAACTTGCCTTTTATCACTGCTGATGAATCAGGGCCAAAACATTTAGAAATGGCTCTGACTCGCGCACAGTTTGAGCAATTTGCCTCAGAGTTGGTACAAGCAACCTTGGAACCGGTCAAGCAGGCCCTCAAAGACGCCGACCTCAGCCCCGAAGCGATTGATCGCATTCTATTAGTGGGGGGGTCGACCCGCATTCCCGCCGTGCAGCAAGCGATTAGCGCCTATTTCAACGGCAAGCCGCCCGATCGCTCAGTTAATCCCGATGAGGCGGTAGCCCTAGGGGCCTCCATTCAGGCCGGGGTGCTCGGTGGCGAGGTCAAAGACCTGCTGCTGCTCGATGTGACCCCCCTGTCTTTAGGCATTGAAACTCTAGGAGAAGTATTTACCAAAATCATTGAGCGCAACACGACTATTCCTACCAGCAAGTCTCAGGTCTTTTCTACGGCCACTGATGGACAAACATCCGTAGAAATTCATGTGCTACAGGGAGAGCGCGCCATGGCGCGCGACAACAAGAGCTTGGGCAAGTTTGAGCTGACTGGCATTCCTCCGGCTCCACGGGGCGTACCGCAGATTGAGGTGTCTTTTGAAATTGATGCCGACGGCATTCTCAAGGTAGCCGCCCTCGATAAAGGTACTGGGCGTGCTCAGAGTATCTGTATTACCAATACTGGTGGCCTCACCAATGATGAGGTCGATCGCATGCGGATCGAAGCCGAAACCTACGCTGGTGAAGACGATCGACGGCGACAGATCGCTGAACTCATCAATCGAGCCGACAATTTGTTTTACAGCTACGAGGCCACACTGCGCGACCACGGTAGTCTGCTCGACGATACGGCCCGAGCCGATCTCGAAGCAAAGGCCAATGAGTTGCGGGCCGCTACCCATACACCCGGCATTGAGGTCGCTACCTTCCAAGGAGCTATTGATGCCTTGCAATCGGCCATCTTTGCGGTAGGGGCCAACTTTTATCGGGAGGTTCAACCCGATGAGGACGTTGATATGGGGATTCCGGCTGCGGCCTACTTCAATGCTGAACCAGACAGTGAACCGGATGTGGACGACGATGCCACCTACGACGGTGACGTAGGGCTAGACGCAACCGTCACTGCTGATTACGAGGCCATTGACTGA
- a CDS encoding sulfurtransferase TusA family protein: MTTAFSALPSDRLDLRGTPCPINFVRTKLQLDKMAPGALLEVWLDAGEPVEQVPDSLTMEGYVIEHLEDCTDYFALHVRRPA; encoded by the coding sequence ATGACTACTGCTTTTTCGGCGCTGCCTAGCGATCGCCTCGATCTGCGCGGCACACCCTGCCCTATCAACTTTGTGCGCACTAAGCTGCAACTCGACAAAATGGCTCCTGGTGCTCTGCTTGAGGTCTGGCTCGATGCGGGTGAGCCAGTCGAGCAGGTACCCGACAGCCTGACGATGGAAGGCTACGTGATCGAGCACTTAGAAGACTGCACCGACTACTTTGCCCTGCATGTGCGCCGTCCTGCTTAA
- the grpE gene encoding nucleotide exchange factor GrpE yields MVDDIHQTEHDPASDPEAIEELLEEDAALDIDFEDVVEAAAATVEPAEGGTGSEGSSDPALVADLERQVAGLKAQLEDRANQSMRIAADFENYRKRTSKEKDELATQIKGDTVIELLPVVDNFERARSQIKPQTEAEMTIHKSYQSVYKQLVETLKRLGVSAMRAEGQEFDPLLHEAVMREPTAEHPEGAVIEEFVRGYQLGDRVLRHAMVKVAAPPENAPDNAEAGDGADSV; encoded by the coding sequence ATGGTTGACGATATTCACCAAACCGAACACGATCCCGCTTCCGATCCTGAGGCAATTGAAGAGCTGCTTGAAGAGGATGCCGCTCTTGATATTGATTTTGAGGATGTGGTAGAAGCCGCCGCCGCTACCGTTGAGCCCGCTGAGGGTGGGACAGGCTCCGAAGGGAGTAGTGATCCCGCTTTGGTCGCCGATCTAGAGCGTCAGGTAGCTGGACTCAAGGCTCAGCTCGAAGATCGAGCTAACCAGTCAATGCGAATTGCTGCTGATTTCGAAAATTACCGCAAGCGCACGAGCAAAGAAAAAGATGAGTTAGCTACTCAGATTAAGGGCGACACCGTCATTGAGCTCCTGCCAGTCGTTGATAACTTTGAGCGGGCGCGATCGCAGATTAAGCCACAGACCGAAGCCGAGATGACCATACACAAGAGTTATCAGAGCGTCTATAAGCAGCTGGTTGAGACCCTCAAGCGCCTTGGAGTATCGGCAATGCGGGCTGAAGGTCAGGAGTTTGACCCCCTGCTCCACGAGGCCGTCATGCGCGAGCCCACCGCCGAGCATCCCGAAGGGGCCGTGATTGAAGAATTTGTGCGGGGTTACCAACTGGGCGATCGAGTCCTACGCCACGCTATGGTTAAAGTGGCCGCTCCTCCAGAGAATGCTCCTGATAACGCTGAAGCTGGAGATGGAGCCGACTCTGTATAG
- the dnaJ gene encoding molecular chaperone DnaJ, whose amino-acid sequence MARDFYDLLGISRNADQDDIKRAYRRLARKYHPDVNKDPGAEDTFKEINRAYEALSEPESRARYDRFGEAGLGAGAGGYQDFGDMGGFADIFESFFSGFSGGQGQGTRRRGPTRGDDLRLDLRLDFKEAVFGGEKEIKISHLETCGTCTGSGAKPGTRPTTCGTCGGTGQVRRATRTPFGSFTQVSACPTCNGTGEVIEDRCEVCGGSGQTQETKKLKITVPAGVDNGTRLRVSNEGDAGLRGGPAGDLYVYLFVAEDAAFKRDGINILSDLKISYLQAILGCKLTIDTVDGPEELDVPAGTQPGTVLTLDNRGVPKLGNPVSRGDHLITIQVDIPTRMKPEERELVEKLAEIRGEKVNRGGIEGFLGGLFRG is encoded by the coding sequence ATGGCCCGTGATTTCTATGACCTTCTTGGTATTTCGCGCAACGCCGATCAAGACGATATTAAGCGAGCCTACCGTCGCCTAGCCCGAAAGTACCACCCGGATGTCAATAAAGATCCTGGGGCTGAAGACACGTTTAAAGAAATCAACCGCGCCTACGAGGCGCTGTCTGAGCCTGAATCTCGTGCCCGTTACGATCGCTTTGGGGAAGCAGGGCTTGGAGCTGGTGCGGGTGGGTACCAAGACTTCGGCGATATGGGTGGCTTTGCCGATATCTTTGAGAGCTTTTTCAGCGGGTTTTCTGGGGGGCAGGGTCAGGGAACCCGGCGGCGAGGGCCAACTCGCGGCGATGATTTGCGTCTTGATCTGCGCCTCGACTTCAAGGAGGCGGTGTTTGGTGGTGAAAAAGAAATCAAAATTAGCCACCTAGAAACCTGCGGCACCTGCACCGGCAGCGGGGCTAAGCCAGGCACACGCCCAACTACCTGCGGCACCTGTGGTGGTACTGGTCAGGTGCGTCGGGCCACCCGCACTCCCTTTGGCAGCTTTACTCAGGTGTCGGCCTGCCCCACCTGTAACGGCACTGGCGAAGTGATTGAAGATCGCTGTGAGGTCTGTGGTGGCAGCGGTCAAACCCAGGAAACGAAAAAGCTCAAAATTACTGTGCCGGCGGGAGTAGACAATGGCACCCGACTGCGGGTGTCGAATGAGGGAGATGCTGGACTACGCGGTGGCCCGGCGGGAGATTTGTACGTCTACTTGTTTGTGGCCGAGGATGCGGCTTTCAAGCGCGATGGCATCAATATTCTCTCTGACCTTAAGATTAGCTATTTGCAGGCTATCTTGGGCTGCAAGCTCACCATCGACACTGTGGATGGTCCAGAGGAGTTGGATGTTCCTGCGGGGACCCAGCCAGGCACTGTGCTGACTCTAGACAATCGGGGTGTGCCCAAGCTGGGCAATCCTGTCAGCCGGGGGGATCACCTGATTACTATTCAGGTTGATATCCCGACGCGCATGAAGCCTGAAGAGCGTGAGTTGGTCGAGAAATTGGCCGAGATTCGCGGCGAAAAGGTCAACCGAGGGGGCATAGAGGGCTTTTTAGGGGGGCTATTTCGCGGATGA
- a CDS encoding type II secretion system F family protein, producing the protein MPTYVAIGRDTSGSQRKERVSAENPNEARNLLKDQGLYVMDLKEEAGFNIDLESIKTSMTKVTVKDKAIFSRQFAALVNAGVALVRGLGVLAEDCSNPKLKKALLAINADVQQGTNLSDAMRKHPACFDNLYVALIQAGEVGGVLDEVLNRLAKLLEDLARLQNQIKSAMAYPVTVGFLAVIIFVGMTVFLLPIFADMFEDLGADLPVFTQLMMLISRFLRQPLNWVFMIAGISAAGFAYRRYYATLNGRRVIDRLSLKMPLFGDLIQKTATARFCRTFGSLSKSGVPILTALEIVRDTAGNQVIAEAVDEARKDVQGGGMISLALQKHSVFPSMAIQMISIGEETGELDAMLMKVADFYEDEVEQAVKALTSIMEPIMIMVLGGMVGSILISMYLPMFKIMDAIG; encoded by the coding sequence ATGCCTACCTACGTTGCCATTGGTCGTGATACCAGCGGATCCCAGCGCAAAGAGCGAGTTTCTGCTGAGAACCCCAATGAGGCCCGCAACCTCTTAAAAGATCAGGGCCTCTACGTGATGGACCTGAAGGAAGAAGCCGGCTTCAACATTGATCTGGAGAGTATCAAAACCTCCATGACCAAGGTGACGGTGAAGGATAAAGCAATCTTCTCCCGTCAGTTTGCCGCTCTGGTAAATGCGGGGGTGGCCTTGGTGCGAGGGCTGGGGGTACTGGCAGAAGACTGCTCTAACCCAAAGCTGAAGAAGGCGCTACTGGCCATCAACGCCGATGTGCAGCAGGGCACCAACCTATCGGATGCGATGCGTAAGCACCCGGCCTGTTTTGACAATCTCTACGTGGCGCTCATTCAGGCCGGGGAAGTGGGCGGGGTCCTTGACGAGGTGCTCAACCGTCTAGCGAAGCTGCTAGAAGACTTGGCCCGATTGCAAAACCAGATTAAGTCAGCCATGGCCTACCCAGTCACAGTGGGGTTTTTGGCGGTGATTATCTTCGTCGGTATGACGGTGTTTTTGCTGCCAATCTTTGCCGATATGTTTGAGGATTTGGGGGCTGACCTGCCGGTGTTTACCCAGCTGATGATGCTGATTAGCCGGTTTCTGCGGCAGCCCTTGAACTGGGTCTTTATGATTGCGGGGATATCGGCGGCGGGGTTTGCCTACCGGCGATATTACGCCACTCTCAATGGACGTCGAGTCATTGACCGCCTTTCCCTTAAGATGCCCCTATTTGGCGACTTGATTCAAAAAACCGCCACCGCGCGCTTTTGCCGTACCTTTGGTTCGCTGTCAAAATCTGGGGTGCCGATTCTAACGGCCCTCGAAATTGTGCGCGATACGGCGGGCAACCAGGTGATTGCGGAGGCAGTCGATGAGGCTCGCAAAGATGTGCAGGGCGGCGGCATGATTAGTCTTGCACTCCAAAAGCATTCGGTGTTTCCCAGTATGGCCATTCAGATGATCAGCATTGGGGAAGAGACCGGAGAATTAGACGCGATGCTGATGAAGGTGGCTGACTTCTATGAAGATGAGGTGGAACAGGCCGTGAAGGCGCTTACCAGTATCATGGAACCAATCATGATTATGGTGCTGGGGGGCATGGTCGGTTCGATTCTGATATCGATGTACCTGCCGATGTTTAAAATTATGGATGCGATTGGCTGA